The Geotalea uraniireducens Rf4 genome window below encodes:
- a CDS encoding PAS domain S-box protein, with amino-acid sequence MVDLKKKRFPRPHWEYYALLAAFIWTLSLAASFAWNVHQGKRGTLEAAQVQARSLFRKDVMYRRWNAGHGGVYVPVTPEVQPNPYLSGVPDREIRTPSGRLLTLINPAYMTRQVHALERGGYGIRSHITSLTPIRPQNAPDSWEISALKAFSHGSKEVSSVEQLDGKPHLRFMQPLIAEEPCLKCHAKQGYRDGDVYGGISVSISLEPFLAIERDHLLPLVVGHVFVYLFGIAGLGIGVVRIRRSENERIRVEDALRRALELSGIVLDATHDAICIINAADFKIVGANHVFLKEVGMNEEDVLGKTCHGATHNSCEPCAPPDHTCPLQATISTGTGSVAEHVHYSKQGEKLYVEVSTYPIFDELGKINRVLHVARDISERKRAEESLRESENRYRAIFENTGAATIIVDEDATIFMANKEFEQLSGYFKEEVDGVKCWTDFVCRDDLDKMLEYHRLRRLDPDAAPRNYEFRFLAAGNIVKDVSANWTMIPGTNKSVGSFLDITGHKRIEKALRESEASLAMAQKIAHLGSWEWDVEADAFKWSDEMYRICGMDPRVFTVTYEAFLDMVHPLDKEAVNRAVNEALYAQKAYRIDYRIVLPDGSVRMVDGQGEVTFDEAGKPIRMVGTTQDVTWRKEAEEALRKSEEKFSKAFHASPDWIVITNAADGKYIEVNEAFLEITGYGRDEVIGHTSIEMGIWFDPRDRILMLKLLNEHGLVRNLEVSFCIKSGELRTMLWSADVIEYNNTACLIAIARDVTEQRHLEKELLKSQAQLYMKHEELKNLFNQMETIRREWEQTLDCIADMFILTDHEGRIKRFNRAVEDFTGKTHRDIVGREWGAFLAEHGLQANADKPGVEIYNGSADKWLVFNLYPYADPFGTGNTGVVITIHDASATRMAAKAMGDARGDAEGNPSAV; translated from the coding sequence ATGGTCGATTTAAAGAAAAAAAGGTTTCCTCGTCCTCATTGGGAATATTACGCGTTGCTCGCAGCTTTTATCTGGACGCTGTCGCTGGCTGCGTCATTTGCCTGGAACGTGCATCAGGGGAAACGGGGGACGTTGGAAGCTGCACAGGTACAGGCGCGGAGCCTTTTCAGGAAAGACGTCATGTACCGACGCTGGAATGCCGGACATGGCGGGGTGTACGTGCCTGTAACACCTGAAGTTCAGCCGAATCCTTATTTGTCGGGCGTCCCTGACCGGGAGATAAGAACGCCGTCAGGCAGGTTGTTGACTCTGATCAATCCGGCCTATATGACGCGCCAGGTTCATGCGTTGGAGAGAGGCGGCTATGGCATCCGTTCTCACATTACGAGTCTTACCCCCATTCGTCCTCAGAATGCCCCGGATTCGTGGGAGATATCCGCGCTCAAGGCATTCAGTCATGGAAGTAAAGAGGTCAGTTCCGTTGAACAGCTTGACGGAAAACCACATCTTCGCTTCATGCAGCCGTTGATCGCAGAGGAACCATGTCTGAAGTGCCATGCAAAACAAGGCTATCGTGACGGAGACGTCTATGGTGGTATCAGCGTCTCAATTTCCCTTGAGCCTTTCCTCGCCATTGAGAGAGACCATTTGTTGCCGCTTGTGGTGGGCCACGTTTTTGTGTATCTGTTCGGAATAGCCGGTCTCGGTATCGGCGTCGTCAGGATCAGAAGAAGCGAAAATGAGCGCATCCGGGTTGAAGATGCGCTCAGACGCGCACTTGAGCTGTCAGGTATCGTCCTTGATGCCACCCATGATGCCATTTGTATTATAAATGCAGCCGATTTCAAAATCGTCGGCGCCAATCATGTTTTCCTCAAAGAGGTTGGCATGAACGAAGAAGACGTATTGGGAAAAACCTGTCATGGGGCAACACATAACAGCTGTGAGCCGTGCGCGCCCCCCGACCACACCTGCCCGCTTCAGGCTACCATAAGTACTGGAACCGGTTCTGTTGCTGAACATGTTCATTACAGCAAACAGGGTGAAAAACTTTATGTGGAAGTGTCCACTTATCCGATCTTCGATGAGCTGGGTAAAATCAATCGGGTCTTGCATGTGGCGCGAGACATTTCCGAACGCAAAAGGGCCGAGGAGTCATTGCGGGAGTCGGAGAACCGCTACCGCGCCATTTTTGAAAATACGGGCGCGGCGACGATTATCGTCGATGAAGATGCAACCATATTCATGGCGAACAAGGAATTTGAGCAGCTGAGCGGTTACTTTAAGGAAGAGGTGGATGGCGTTAAATGCTGGACGGATTTTGTCTGTCGCGATGACCTGGACAAAATGCTCGAGTACCATCGTCTGCGACGGCTGGACCCGGACGCTGCACCGAGAAACTATGAGTTCCGCTTTCTTGCTGCAGGAAACATTGTAAAGGACGTTTCAGCAAACTGGACGATGATTCCGGGGACGAACAAGAGCGTTGGCTCGTTCTTGGATATCACGGGGCACAAGCGCATTGAGAAGGCTTTGCGGGAGAGCGAAGCAAGTCTTGCCATGGCGCAGAAAATCGCTCATCTAGGGAGCTGGGAATGGGATGTGGAGGCGGATGCCTTTAAATGGTCGGACGAGATGTATCGCATCTGCGGCATGGACCCCAGGGTGTTCACGGTAACGTATGAGGCTTTTCTGGATATGGTTCATCCGCTGGACAAAGAGGCTGTCAACCGGGCCGTGAACGAGGCCCTTTATGCACAGAAGGCGTATCGCATTGATTATCGCATCGTGCTGCCGGATGGGAGCGTGCGGATGGTGGACGGTCAGGGAGAAGTAACCTTTGATGAGGCCGGTAAGCCGATTCGCATGGTCGGGACTACCCAGGATGTCACCTGGCGCAAAGAGGCTGAAGAGGCGCTGAGGAAATCCGAGGAAAAATTTTCAAAGGCTTTTCATGCAAGTCCCGACTGGATCGTGATAACCAATGCGGCGGATGGGAAATACATCGAGGTAAACGAGGCATTCCTGGAAATAACCGGCTATGGCCGGGATGAGGTCATCGGTCACACCTCAATTGAAATGGGTATCTGGTTTGACCCTCGAGACCGCATTCTGATGCTTAAGCTCCTTAACGAGCATGGTCTGGTTCGCAACCTGGAGGTATCGTTTTGCATAAAGTCCGGTGAGCTTCGTACCATGCTCTGGTCGGCCGATGTCATAGAGTATAACAATACCGCCTGTTTGATTGCCATAGCCCGTGACGTGACCGAGCAACGGCATCTGGAGAAGGAGCTGTTGAAGAGCCAGGCGCAGTTGTACATGAAGCACGAAGAATTGAAGAACCTCTTCAACCAGATGGAAACCATAAGAAGAGAGTGGGAGCAGACGCTGGACTGCATTGCCGACATGTTTATCCTTACCGACCACGAAGGGCGGATCAAGCGGTTCAACCGCGCCGTGGAGGATTTTACCGGCAAGACGCACCGGGATATCGTCGGCAGGGAGTGGGGCGCGTTTCTGGCGGAGCATGGCTTGCAAGCCAATGCCGACAAGCCCGGTGTCGAGATATACAACGGGTCGGCGGATAAGTGGCTGGTGTTTAATTTATATCCGTATGCCGATCCCTTCGGAACGGGCAATACGGGGGTTGTCATAACTATCCATGACGCGAGCGCAACCAGGATGGCTGCGAAGGCCATGGGGGACGCCCGGGGCGATGCCGAGGGAAATCCGTCGGCCGTTTAG
- a CDS encoding septal ring lytic transglycosylase RlpA family protein encodes MASLERSGNLALISAICLMLLPIHPLPLQAEETRSETNKEEAVVAPVKAGSRQEGIASYYAKRYNGRRTTSGVRYNPEKMTAAHSDLPLGTKVKVRNLANDKEVVVIVNDRCRKRKWPFIDLSRAAAKKLGFLGKGISKVMIIPLDEEAS; translated from the coding sequence ATGGCATCACTCGAGCGGAGTGGCAATTTGGCGCTGATAAGTGCTATTTGTCTGATGCTCCTTCCGATCCACCCACTTCCCCTGCAGGCTGAAGAAACTCGATCGGAAACCAACAAGGAAGAAGCAGTCGTAGCGCCTGTGAAGGCAGGAAGCCGTCAGGAGGGGATCGCATCCTACTACGCCAAAAGGTATAACGGCAGGAGAACGACCTCGGGGGTTCGTTACAATCCCGAAAAAATGACGGCGGCCCATTCCGACCTTCCCCTCGGAACAAAGGTTAAGGTGAGAAACCTTGCCAATGACAAAGAAGTAGTGGTCATCGTAAATGACCGTTGCCGCAAGAGAAAGTGGCCATTTATCGATCTTTCCCGAGCAGCGGCAAAAAAATTGGGATTCCTCGGCAAGGGGATATCCAAGGTGATGATAATCCCCCTGGACGAGGAAGCATCATAA
- a CDS encoding Hsp20/alpha crystallin family protein codes for MAVIPRYPLEWLNFFRQQMDEIFNYLSTLEGRESFGEHESAPLVDVFETTDNYIVEIELPGFVKQDLSLSICCNTLVLEGVKREEPRAAGVNYICMERQFGRFCRTVEIPPAVDMNGVKACYLKGVLSVTFPKLPDKNMFIRDIPIE; via the coding sequence ATGGCTGTGATTCCCAGGTATCCTTTGGAATGGTTGAACTTTTTCCGGCAGCAGATGGACGAAATATTCAATTATCTTTCGACCCTCGAGGGGAGGGAGAGCTTCGGGGAGCACGAATCAGCGCCGTTGGTGGATGTTTTCGAAACAACGGATAACTATATCGTAGAAATCGAGTTGCCGGGTTTTGTCAAACAGGATCTTTCTTTGAGCATTTGCTGCAACACGCTGGTTTTGGAAGGGGTTAAGCGGGAAGAGCCCAGGGCTGCAGGAGTGAACTACATCTGCATGGAGCGCCAGTTCGGCCGCTTCTGCAGGACCGTTGAGATACCTCCTGCGGTTGACATGAACGGGGTGAAGGCCTGCTACCTGAAGGGGGTGCTTTCTGTCACCTTTCCCAAATTGCCGGACAAAAATATGTTTATCAGGGATATTCCGATTGAGTGA
- a CDS encoding tetratricopeptide repeat protein, protein MKKYSTLLMLAVLPLLTCGFDWGFGLKDNCREAKKIAVSLADIKVDAARSEAESRIIKLCPDGAAGHFMKALDLERNGNLDGAVTEYQESLKDDPDFGPASGNLGLIYLQKGLQDDAAVELTKAIKTTPSPAYNKALGKIFSDKKLYNLALYHYNEAINALPADTSLYADLAGVYTGMGLINSAEEEYNKVLAIEPGNLNARLGLAALFSSRNQFDKAIGELKKAQVIDPGNKNIHRLLAEAYDKKGDKKSSEYEYILAGIPVKTEEVAQSNHLRQGDEFVKNKEYEKAATEYKAALKDKPEWPEALQKLGDAQMAAGHDDEAIASYREAIRLKAENGNLHYNLGILYERKALLDEAVVEYRQALNYTADNGDTRRRLADIYTLRGSFPQAIEQYRELIKLRKDNPLIHFKLAKVYVNSKDYPAAISEYLETTKLDPDNIEAHRDLAALFRKKNQNEEAEKEYRSILRMKKDDVEARTALTSIYVKNKNYDELINLLKEGVELNPKDPNSHYKLGLIYEFKKDYDAAISQYKESVALKSDHAKALNAMGRAYMKSGRISEAKEALETAKKADPELEETTVLLSNIKEELSPEPKKYKKKGHKSKKGKAVKKRGKNKAGKTSKAKKSKAKTKK, encoded by the coding sequence ATGAAAAAATATTCGACCCTTCTTATGCTGGCTGTTCTGCCGCTTCTCACCTGTGGGTTTGATTGGGGTTTCGGCTTAAAGGACAATTGCCGCGAAGCAAAAAAGATAGCTGTCAGCTTGGCTGATATCAAGGTCGATGCCGCACGGAGCGAAGCGGAATCACGAATAATAAAGCTTTGCCCTGATGGAGCTGCGGGGCATTTTATGAAGGCGCTCGATCTGGAGCGAAATGGAAACCTCGACGGGGCCGTCACGGAGTATCAGGAATCCTTGAAAGATGACCCGGATTTCGGACCGGCCAGTGGCAATCTCGGCCTCATCTATTTACAGAAGGGTTTGCAGGATGATGCCGCAGTCGAGCTGACCAAAGCGATAAAAACCACCCCTTCTCCCGCCTATAACAAGGCTCTCGGCAAGATATTCAGTGACAAGAAACTCTACAATCTGGCTTTGTATCATTACAACGAGGCTATAAACGCCCTGCCGGCAGACACATCTCTTTATGCTGACCTTGCCGGAGTATATACCGGCATGGGACTCATAAACAGCGCCGAAGAGGAATACAACAAGGTGCTGGCAATCGAGCCGGGCAATCTCAACGCCAGACTAGGCCTGGCGGCGCTCTTCAGCAGCAGGAACCAGTTTGACAAGGCGATCGGTGAACTCAAAAAGGCCCAGGTGATCGATCCCGGGAATAAAAACATCCATCGCCTGTTGGCGGAAGCCTACGACAAAAAGGGTGATAAAAAAAGCTCCGAGTATGAATATATTCTTGCCGGTATACCGGTCAAAACCGAAGAAGTGGCTCAAAGTAACCACCTGCGTCAGGGCGATGAATTCGTAAAAAACAAGGAATACGAAAAAGCCGCGACTGAATACAAGGCCGCATTGAAGGACAAGCCTGAATGGCCTGAAGCCCTGCAAAAACTTGGGGATGCGCAGATGGCGGCAGGCCATGATGATGAAGCAATCGCCAGCTATCGTGAAGCAATCCGCCTCAAGGCGGAAAACGGCAACCTTCACTACAATCTGGGAATTCTATACGAACGCAAGGCGCTCCTCGATGAAGCAGTTGTCGAATACCGGCAGGCCCTCAACTATACCGCAGACAACGGCGACACACGAAGACGGCTTGCAGATATCTACACCCTGCGCGGCAGTTTTCCGCAAGCAATCGAGCAGTACCGCGAACTGATCAAACTGAGAAAAGACAACCCTCTCATCCATTTTAAACTGGCAAAGGTCTACGTTAACAGCAAGGATTATCCGGCGGCAATTTCAGAATACCTTGAAACGACAAAACTGGACCCCGACAATATTGAAGCGCACCGCGATCTGGCTGCCCTTTTCAGGAAGAAAAATCAGAACGAAGAGGCGGAAAAGGAATACCGCTCGATACTCCGCATGAAAAAAGACGATGTCGAAGCCCGTACGGCACTCACCTCCATCTACGTAAAAAACAAGAACTATGACGAACTGATCAACCTCCTCAAAGAAGGGGTGGAACTGAATCCTAAAGACCCCAACAGCCATTATAAGCTGGGGCTGATATATGAATTCAAAAAAGATTATGATGCTGCCATCAGCCAGTATAAGGAATCTGTAGCATTAAAGAGCGATCATGCAAAAGCCTTGAATGCCATGGGACGTGCCTACATGAAGAGCGGCCGCATATCCGAAGCAAAAGAGGCGCTGGAAACGGCAAAGAAAGCTGATCCCGAATTGGAAGAGACGACCGTCCTGCTCAGCAACATAAAGGAAGAGCTGTCGCCGGAACCCAAAAAGTATAAAAAGAAAGGGCACAAGTCCAAAAAAGGGAAAGCCGTGAAAAAACGTGGTAAAAACAAGGCGGGAAAAACATCGAAAGCAAAAAAATCAAAAGCCAAAACAAAAAAATAA
- the thiL gene encoding thiamine-phosphate kinase, which produces MNLKELGEFGLIDRFAAGVADKASVKIGIGDDAAAFEPAEGHLSLVTSDMLIEGVHFDLALCDPLTLGRKSLAVNLSDLAAMGATPRYFLLSLAIPAALTVEFLDGFIAGIMQRAEQFGVTLVGGDTCSSKGGLVISVTAIGEQLPELVVRRSGARPGDLLFVTGTLGDSALGLKLLRKGERRGLLVERHLDPEPRVAAGILLAEAGVATAMIDVSDGLLADLGHILRLSNVGARVELKNVPLSPGYTEEISRLAGDPFSLALGGGEDYELLFTAPPLLKDRVITLMAECGVAVSLIGEITASGRLSVINVDGEEYQAVQRGYNHFA; this is translated from the coding sequence GTGAATCTCAAGGAACTGGGCGAATTCGGCCTGATTGACAGGTTTGCTGCCGGCGTTGCGGATAAAGCATCGGTAAAAATCGGCATCGGCGACGATGCCGCTGCCTTCGAACCGGCAGAGGGGCATCTTTCCCTGGTAACCTCCGACATGCTCATTGAAGGGGTGCATTTCGACCTTGCCCTGTGCGACCCGCTTACCCTCGGGAGAAAGTCGCTGGCGGTCAATCTTTCCGACCTGGCCGCCATGGGCGCAACCCCCCGCTATTTTCTCCTCTCTCTGGCCATTCCTGCCGCGCTGACGGTGGAGTTCCTTGACGGCTTCATTGCCGGGATCATGCAGCGGGCCGAACAGTTCGGCGTTACCCTTGTGGGAGGGGACACCTGTTCTTCAAAGGGGGGGCTGGTGATTTCCGTAACAGCCATTGGTGAGCAGCTGCCTGAGCTCGTGGTGCGCCGCAGCGGGGCACGGCCCGGAGATCTGCTTTTTGTCACCGGAACCCTTGGTGATTCGGCGCTTGGACTAAAATTGCTGCGGAAGGGAGAACGGCGCGGCCTGCTGGTGGAGAGGCACCTCGATCCCGAACCGCGGGTTGCTGCCGGGATCTTGCTGGCTGAGGCCGGGGTGGCGACGGCCATGATCGATGTGAGTGACGGGCTGTTGGCCGATCTCGGCCATATTCTCAGGCTGTCCAATGTCGGTGCACGAGTGGAGTTGAAAAATGTCCCGCTCTCCCCTGGCTACACGGAAGAAATTTCAAGGTTAGCCGGTGACCCCTTTTCGTTGGCCCTTGGCGGCGGCGAGGATTACGAACTCCTCTTTACAGCGCCGCCCCTTCTCAAAGACCGTGTTATTACTCTTATGGCGGAATGCGGGGTCGCTGTCTCGCTCATTGGGGAAATTACCGCAAGCGGTCGGCTATCGGTCATCAATGTTGACGGCGAGGAATATCAGGCGGTTCAAAGAGGATACAATCATTTTGCCTGA
- a CDS encoding 1,4-dihydroxy-6-naphthoate synthase, whose protein sequence is MQSLTLGYSPCPNDTFIFHALTHGRVACEGHVFNELLEDVETLNHLVLEKALDISKISYHLLGFIRDDYCLLRSGGALGRGCGPLVVSGKLGHMSQLKGKRIAVPGRYTTAALLLRLFDPSLDNIVHMPFHEIMAAVADGSVDAGVIIHESRFTYAGFGLVKLLDLGDWWERETGHPIPLGGIVAKRSLGNQTLAAIERALRSSVDYAFAHPDESNGYIRAHSQEMSDEVCSAHIKLYVNDFSLDLGVAGEAAVNALLTRAEETSLIPRSSCSLFLP, encoded by the coding sequence ATGCAATCATTGACCCTTGGTTATTCTCCCTGCCCCAACGACACTTTCATTTTTCATGCCCTGACCCATGGACGGGTCGCCTGCGAAGGCCATGTCTTCAATGAACTGCTGGAGGACGTCGAAACCCTGAACCATCTGGTGCTTGAAAAGGCGCTGGACATCAGCAAGATATCCTACCATCTTCTCGGCTTCATCCGTGATGATTATTGTTTGCTCCGCTCCGGCGGAGCCCTCGGCCGTGGTTGCGGACCACTGGTCGTTTCCGGAAAGCTCGGGCATATGTCGCAGCTTAAGGGAAAGCGGATCGCCGTGCCGGGCCGTTATACCACGGCAGCCCTGCTGTTGCGCCTTTTCGATCCGTCCCTGGATAATATCGTCCATATGCCGTTTCACGAAATAATGGCAGCTGTTGCTGACGGTTCGGTGGATGCCGGGGTAATCATCCACGAATCGCGCTTTACCTATGCCGGCTTCGGCCTGGTTAAACTTCTCGACCTGGGGGACTGGTGGGAGCGCGAGACCGGCCACCCGATCCCTCTGGGTGGGATTGTGGCAAAGCGTTCCCTGGGAAACCAGACCCTGGCCGCCATCGAGCGTGCCTTGCGTTCCAGCGTCGATTACGCTTTTGCCCATCCCGACGAGTCGAACGGCTATATCCGGGCACATTCTCAGGAGATGAGCGATGAGGTATGTTCCGCCCACATAAAACTCTACGTAAATGATTTCTCCCTTGATCTTGGCGTTGCCGGAGAGGCCGCTGTTAACGCGCTTCTGACCCGTGCCGAAGAAACTTCCCTTATTCCGCGATCGTCTTGTAGTCTTTTCCTTCCATGA
- a CDS encoding secondary thiamine-phosphate synthase enzyme YjbQ yields MVKYVTIKSRTRSELIDITDQVQEMVRSANVNNGICYLFVLHTTAGITVNEGADPAVQRDIVNFLNKLVPNDPYFIHAEGNSDAHIKSSLVGASRHIFINNSKLVLGTWQTIYFCEFDGPRERKIAVKITADE; encoded by the coding sequence ATGGTCAAGTATGTTACCATCAAAAGCCGCACCAGATCCGAACTCATCGACATCACCGATCAGGTTCAGGAAATGGTGAGGAGCGCAAACGTCAACAACGGCATCTGTTACCTGTTCGTACTGCACACTACTGCCGGGATAACCGTCAACGAAGGAGCAGACCCCGCCGTACAGCGGGACATTGTTAACTTCCTCAACAAGCTGGTTCCGAACGACCCTTATTTTATCCATGCTGAGGGAAATTCGGATGCCCACATCAAATCATCACTCGTTGGAGCGTCCCGACATATATTCATTAATAATTCAAAGCTGGTGCTCGGCACATGGCAGACAATTTACTTTTGTGAGTTTGACGGACCGCGGGAGAGAAAGATTGCGGTAAAGATAACTGCCGATGAATAG
- the lon gene encoding endopeptidase La, which produces MENKQENEELSIPDVLPLLPVRDVVVYPYMILPLFVGREISINAVDYALSKDRLIFLATQKDVSEEDPAPDMIYGVGTVAMIMRMLKLPDGRVKILVQGLTKGRITGYEAEKPFYSVRIERLVEPMVPENSLETEAFIRTVKEQLAKIVSLGKVVSPEVMVIVENMQEPGSLADLIASNIGLKVEEAQGLLEIIDPIERLKRVNEFLNKEFELLSMQARIQSAAKEEMGKSQREYYLREQLRAIQQELGETDARSEEIAELRKAIENVKMPPNVEKEALKQLGRLEQMHPDAAESGMLRTFLDWMVELPWSKSTKDSLEIKKAKEILDEDHYYLEKIKDRILEFLAVRKLKKKMKGPILCFVGPPGVGKTSLGKSIARAMGRKFVRISLGGVRDEAEIRGHRRTYVGAMPGRIIQGLKQAGSNNPVFMLDELDKLGADFRGDPSSALLEVLDPEQNHSFSDHYINLPFSLSDVMFIATANQIDTVPGPLRDRMEVISLSGYTEEEKLQIAKRYLVPRQIKENGITEKVITFSDEAIKGVISKYTREAGLRNLEREIGSVCRKVARKVAEGEKKQFVINAATVAKYLGPPRFLREEEMEYNEIGVVTGLAWTPVGGEVLFVEATIMKGKGGLTLTGQLGDVMKESVQAALSYIRARAAELQLPEDFYSTMDIHVHVPAGAIPKDGPSAGVTMATALVSALAKIPVKKDVAMTGEITLRGKVLPIGGLKEKILAAIRLGITTIIIPEQNRKDLEDVPRHILKKVKIVFAKTIDDVLKVALEKYPPPAPGTVKSLPPKTKSHAARVLVTPHKGVVAGAKG; this is translated from the coding sequence ATGGAAAACAAACAGGAAAATGAAGAACTGAGCATACCGGATGTCCTGCCGCTGTTACCTGTGCGGGATGTGGTCGTCTATCCCTATATGATTCTTCCCCTTTTCGTTGGCCGGGAGATATCCATCAATGCTGTAGACTATGCGTTGTCTAAAGACAGGCTTATTTTTCTTGCCACCCAAAAAGACGTGAGCGAGGAGGATCCTGCGCCGGATATGATCTACGGTGTCGGCACCGTCGCCATGATAATGCGCATGCTCAAGCTGCCTGACGGCAGGGTGAAGATACTGGTGCAGGGGTTGACGAAAGGGCGCATCACCGGATATGAGGCTGAAAAACCTTTCTACTCGGTGCGTATCGAGCGTCTTGTGGAGCCGATGGTGCCGGAGAACTCCCTTGAGACCGAAGCTTTCATACGCACAGTAAAGGAGCAACTGGCCAAGATCGTATCCCTGGGGAAAGTTGTTTCTCCCGAAGTCATGGTGATAGTGGAGAACATGCAGGAACCGGGTAGCCTTGCCGACCTCATTGCCAGCAATATCGGCCTGAAGGTGGAAGAGGCTCAGGGGCTTTTGGAGATCATCGATCCCATCGAACGGTTGAAGAGGGTGAACGAATTCCTCAACAAGGAGTTTGAACTCCTGAGCATGCAGGCACGCATCCAGTCGGCTGCCAAGGAGGAAATGGGGAAGAGTCAGCGGGAATATTATCTCCGTGAGCAGCTTCGAGCCATCCAGCAGGAACTGGGCGAAACCGACGCGCGGAGCGAAGAGATTGCCGAACTGCGCAAAGCCATAGAAAACGTCAAGATGCCTCCTAATGTGGAGAAAGAAGCACTGAAGCAGCTGGGACGTCTCGAACAGATGCACCCCGATGCTGCCGAATCGGGAATGCTGCGTACCTTTCTCGACTGGATGGTTGAACTTCCATGGAGCAAATCCACCAAGGATTCCCTTGAAATCAAAAAGGCGAAGGAGATTCTCGATGAGGATCACTATTACCTGGAGAAGATCAAGGATCGGATACTGGAGTTTCTGGCGGTGCGCAAGCTGAAGAAGAAGATGAAGGGGCCGATCCTCTGTTTTGTCGGACCTCCGGGGGTAGGCAAGACCTCGCTCGGGAAATCCATTGCCCGGGCCATGGGGCGGAAATTCGTCCGTATTTCTCTCGGGGGAGTACGTGACGAGGCAGAGATCAGGGGACACCGCAGGACTTATGTCGGAGCGATGCCGGGCCGCATAATCCAGGGGCTGAAACAGGCCGGTTCCAACAATCCGGTCTTCATGCTCGACGAGTTGGACAAGCTTGGCGCAGATTTCCGCGGTGACCCGTCTTCCGCGCTTCTGGAGGTGCTTGACCCGGAGCAGAACCATTCATTTTCCGATCATTACATCAACCTTCCCTTCAGCCTCTCCGATGTCATGTTCATTGCTACGGCCAACCAGATCGACACGGTGCCGGGCCCGCTTCGCGACCGGATGGAGGTGATCAGCCTCTCGGGTTATACGGAGGAAGAAAAGCTCCAGATAGCGAAACGCTACCTGGTGCCGCGCCAGATCAAGGAAAACGGCATAACGGAAAAGGTCATCACCTTTTCCGATGAGGCGATCAAGGGCGTTATATCCAAGTATACCCGCGAGGCGGGTCTGAGAAACCTGGAACGCGAGATCGGCAGCGTTTGCCGCAAGGTGGCGCGTAAGGTGGCCGAAGGGGAGAAGAAACAGTTCGTCATCAATGCTGCGACCGTTGCCAAATATCTCGGCCCCCCCAGGTTCCTTCGCGAAGAGGAGATGGAGTACAACGAGATCGGCGTCGTTACCGGCCTGGCCTGGACACCTGTCGGCGGAGAGGTGCTGTTTGTCGAGGCGACGATCATGAAAGGGAAAGGGGGGCTGACCCTGACCGGCCAGCTTGGCGATGTGATGAAGGAGTCCGTGCAGGCTGCTCTTTCCTACATCCGTGCTCGTGCGGCTGAACTGCAACTGCCGGAGGATTTTTACAGCACTATGGACATTCACGTCCATGTTCCGGCCGGTGCGATTCCTAAAGACGGGCCTTCAGCTGGTGTTACCATGGCGACGGCCCTGGTTTCGGCTCTCGCCAAAATTCCTGTGAAGAAGGACGTGGCCATGACAGGGGAAATTACCCTGCGTGGCAAGGTGCTCCCCATCGGCGGACTCAAGGAAAAGATCCTGGCTGCAATCAGGTTGGGGATCACGACCATAATCATACCGGAGCAGAACAGGAAGGACCTGGAAGATGTTCCCAGGCATATCCTGAAAAAGGTCAAGATAGTGTTTGCCAAGACGATCGACGATGTGCTCAAGGTTGCCCTGGAAAAATACCCGCCGCCCGCGCCCGGCACGGTTAAGAGCCTGCCGCCGAAGACCAAGTCCCATGCTGCACGGGTGCTGGTCACACCCCACAAAGGGGTCGTGGCGGGGGCAAAGGGGTGA